In one window of Candidatus Methylomirabilota bacterium DNA:
- a CDS encoding amidohydrolase family protein, translating to MLDLVIRGGQVVTPQGAGPWDVAVQGQTIAAVAVPGTLPEAGRVIDATGKIVVPGGVEPHTHLAHFIAMHPDEGLFTLGPEDDTRGMAFGGTTTHVDFCFVRPGTDVPTTIEQRAARWKGNAYVDYSFHVTLQGALPLKVFDQLPEAIQAGFPSFKVFTNDVLPPHPKRHSYRLDFGRIQLAMEKVAGRGGIMVVHAEDNDVVQFMYERLREEGRMEGWNLPLVHNKLSEALAFRRTIHVAEATGVAVYFVHTSAKEGVEAVLEARAKGLPVYAETLHHYACFSAEDYRKPRGFCYHTYPSLKYPEDQAALWDGLVRDGVSTTGTDEYPTSLELKLRGKTIEDVTGGNLGAEARMGIVFTEGVVKRRMSLERFAAVTSTNAARILGLYPRKGVIAPGSDADLVLIDPSIRKTLTREDFHVSDYSPWEGWEVRGWPVMTLLRGQVLVESGRLVRDARDGQLIPRKIAAELVHRPVC from the coding sequence ATGCTGGACCTGGTCATTCGCGGCGGGCAGGTGGTGACCCCTCAGGGAGCGGGTCCCTGGGACGTGGCGGTGCAGGGTCAGACGATCGCCGCGGTGGCCGTACCCGGCACGCTGCCCGAGGCCGGGCGCGTCATCGACGCCACCGGCAAGATCGTCGTGCCCGGCGGCGTGGAGCCCCACACGCACCTGGCCCATTTCATCGCCATGCACCCGGACGAGGGGCTCTTCACGCTCGGCCCCGAGGACGACACCCGGGGCATGGCCTTCGGGGGGACCACGACCCACGTAGACTTCTGCTTCGTGCGGCCGGGCACCGACGTCCCCACCACCATCGAGCAGCGAGCGGCCCGCTGGAAGGGCAACGCCTACGTGGACTACAGCTTCCACGTCACGCTGCAGGGCGCGCTGCCGCTGAAGGTCTTCGACCAGCTCCCGGAGGCGATCCAGGCCGGGTTCCCCAGCTTCAAGGTGTTCACCAACGACGTGTTGCCCCCGCACCCCAAGCGCCACTCGTATCGCCTGGACTTCGGACGCATCCAGCTGGCCATGGAGAAGGTGGCCGGCCGGGGCGGGATCATGGTGGTTCACGCCGAGGACAACGACGTCGTGCAGTTCATGTACGAGCGGCTGCGCGAAGAGGGGCGGATGGAAGGCTGGAACCTGCCCCTCGTCCACAACAAGCTCTCCGAGGCGCTGGCCTTCCGCCGGACCATCCACGTGGCCGAGGCCACCGGTGTCGCCGTCTACTTCGTGCACACCTCGGCCAAGGAGGGCGTGGAGGCCGTGCTCGAGGCCCGGGCCAAGGGCCTGCCGGTCTACGCCGAGACGCTTCACCACTACGCCTGCTTCTCGGCCGAGGACTACCGCAAGCCGCGGGGCTTCTGCTATCACACGTATCCGTCCCTGAAGTACCCCGAAGACCAGGCCGCGCTGTGGGACGGGCTCGTCCGCGACGGCGTGTCCACCACCGGCACGGACGAGTACCCGACGTCCCTGGAGCTGAAGCTGCGCGGCAAGACCATCGAGGACGTCACCGGCGGCAACCTGGGCGCCGAAGCCCGGATGGGAATCGTGTTCACCGAGGGCGTGGTCAAGCGGCGGATGTCCCTCGAGCGGTTCGCCGCGGTGACCTCGACCAACGCGGCCCGCATCCTGGGTCTGTACCCCCGCAAGGGCGTCATCGCCCCCGGCAGCGACGCCGACCTGGTGCTGATCGATCCGAGCATCCGCAAGACGCTCACCCGGGAGGACTTCCACGTGAGCGACTACAGTCCCTGGGAGGGGTGGGAGGTGCGGGGCTGGCCCGTCATG
- a CDS encoding MmgE/PrpD family protein: MDYLDRLARLAARTRFPELSDTTVTAATDVVLDTLGAILAGSQLPENARLAGLASGRSGPKTATLIGHADRGEPMLAALANATAGVALEVDEGNRWGGGHPAIHVLPAALAVGEEQRADGRRLIESLVAGYEITSRLGGATSARPHVHSHGTWGTAGAAVAVARLLERDEPALRQVINLAASMSPANSWAPCFEGATIRNLYPGRAALQGILANHLLDCGYGAARDAVSDVYGTILGERFEAERALDDLGADDRPAVYRIRRNYVKIHACCLYNHPALDAVQALLSRERFAPEAIAHITVTSVPFVTRMSEPEPPNMLAAKFSVPYAVAALVVTGASGVAAFRDATRANPRVRELARRVEVRSDPGMSMRSSSEPTARVQVALRDGRVLTQTTTIVRGDAENPVPREVVAEKFLGLASPTLGPDRARQVIGAVAELESLKDVRDLMALVAK; encoded by the coding sequence GTGGACTACCTGGATCGCCTGGCCCGCCTGGCCGCCCGCACGCGGTTCCCCGAGCTGAGCGATACGACCGTGACCGCGGCCACGGACGTGGTACTCGACACGCTCGGCGCGATCCTGGCCGGCAGCCAGTTGCCGGAGAACGCGCGACTGGCCGGCCTGGCCTCCGGGCGATCCGGTCCGAAAACCGCCACCCTGATCGGCCACGCCGATCGGGGCGAGCCGATGCTCGCCGCGCTCGCCAACGCGACGGCGGGCGTGGCCCTCGAGGTCGATGAGGGCAACCGCTGGGGCGGCGGCCACCCCGCCATTCACGTCCTGCCGGCAGCGCTCGCCGTCGGTGAGGAACAGCGGGCCGACGGCCGCCGGCTCATCGAGAGCCTCGTGGCCGGCTACGAGATCACGTCGCGTCTGGGCGGCGCCACGAGCGCGCGACCCCACGTCCACTCCCACGGCACCTGGGGAACCGCGGGCGCGGCCGTGGCCGTGGCCCGCCTGCTCGAGCGCGACGAGCCGGCCCTGCGGCAGGTGATCAACCTCGCGGCCTCGATGAGCCCGGCGAACTCCTGGGCACCGTGCTTCGAGGGCGCCACGATCCGCAACCTCTACCCTGGTCGGGCGGCGCTCCAGGGCATTCTCGCCAACCACCTGCTCGACTGTGGCTACGGCGCGGCTCGTGACGCCGTATCCGACGTCTACGGGACGATCCTTGGCGAACGCTTCGAGGCCGAGCGCGCGCTGGACGATCTGGGCGCGGACGACCGGCCCGCGGTCTACCGGATCCGGCGCAACTACGTCAAGATCCACGCCTGCTGTCTCTACAATCACCCAGCCCTGGATGCGGTCCAGGCGCTGCTGAGCCGGGAGCGGTTCGCGCCGGAGGCGATCGCGCATATCACCGTCACCTCGGTGCCGTTCGTGACGCGCATGAGCGAGCCCGAGCCGCCCAACATGCTGGCCGCCAAGTTCTCGGTCCCTTACGCGGTGGCCGCCCTCGTCGTCACCGGCGCCAGCGGCGTGGCGGCCTTCCGAGACGCTACGCGGGCCAATCCCCGCGTGCGCGAGCTGGCCCGACGGGTGGAGGTGCGCAGCGATCCCGGCATGTCCATGCGCAGCTCGAGCGAGCCAACCGCCCGAGTGCAGGTGGCGCTGCGCGACGGGCGCGTGTTGACTCAGACGACGACGATCGTCCGGGGCGACGCTGAGAATCCCGTGCCTCGGGAGGTGGTGGCGGAGAAGTTTCTCGGCCTGGCCAGCCCGACGCTCGGGCCCGACCGGGCCCGGCAGGTCATCGGGGCCGTGGCCGAGCTCGAGTCGCTGAAGGATGTCCGCGACCTCATGGCGCTCGTGGCCAAGTAA
- a CDS encoding amidohydrolase family protein, which yields MPTPRVDIVVHGGQVVTATDVLDAAVAIRGESIAAIGPPELLPPADRYVDARGKYVLPGAIDCHIHLGPEYDDWTAGPIAAAHAGLTTLLGFAVYDDRTGETLPQAITRLRQETERQSVLDFGFHFILFNQPPILEGVGEAVRLGVSSFKMFMTYKKRPPRMCSDDFIYRAMEVIAAHGGLAQLHCENGDVIDHLENRALAEGRVEPRHFPATCPDWAEEEAINRAIAMGAMAGAPVYVVHLSTALGLARIKQAQGRGQRVWTETCPQYLLLTEDEMERWGPLAKMGPPLRRADGPDRDALWAGVAEGYISSVGSDHAPRARAVKEPGWKNIFVDPAGRSIPFGAPSVETMVPLMFSEGVVKRGLPITWMARVLAENPARIFGLYPRKGAIRPGADADLLIIDPEPEGIIRVADHRGMAGWTLYEGWTIRGRPWMTFLRGRVLLNEGRLEQEPGYGSYLVRGRPQPPLAGAVR from the coding sequence ATGCCCACCCCGCGCGTCGACATTGTGGTGCACGGCGGGCAGGTCGTGACGGCCACCGACGTCCTCGATGCCGCCGTCGCCATTCGTGGCGAGAGCATCGCCGCCATCGGACCGCCGGAGCTGCTGCCGCCGGCCGACCGCTATGTCGACGCGAGGGGCAAATACGTGCTGCCGGGCGCGATCGACTGCCACATCCACCTGGGCCCCGAGTACGACGACTGGACGGCCGGCCCGATCGCGGCCGCCCACGCCGGGCTCACCACGCTGCTGGGGTTCGCCGTCTACGACGACCGGACCGGCGAGACGCTGCCCCAGGCGATCACGCGCCTGCGCCAGGAGACCGAACGACAGTCAGTGCTCGACTTCGGCTTCCACTTCATTCTGTTCAACCAGCCGCCCATCCTCGAGGGCGTGGGCGAGGCGGTCCGGCTGGGCGTCAGCTCCTTCAAGATGTTCATGACCTACAAGAAGCGCCCGCCCCGCATGTGCTCCGACGACTTCATCTACCGGGCCATGGAGGTGATCGCCGCTCACGGCGGCCTGGCCCAGCTCCACTGCGAGAACGGCGACGTGATCGACCACCTCGAGAACCGCGCGCTGGCCGAGGGGCGCGTCGAGCCCCGACACTTCCCCGCGACCTGCCCGGACTGGGCGGAGGAGGAGGCGATCAACCGGGCGATCGCCATGGGGGCCATGGCCGGCGCGCCCGTCTACGTGGTCCACCTCTCCACCGCATTGGGCCTGGCGCGCATCAAGCAGGCCCAGGGGCGCGGCCAGCGGGTGTGGACCGAGACCTGTCCCCAGTACCTGCTCCTCACCGAGGACGAGATGGAGCGGTGGGGGCCGCTGGCCAAGATGGGGCCGCCGCTGCGCCGGGCCGACGGCCCCGACCGCGATGCGCTGTGGGCGGGCGTCGCCGAGGGGTACATCTCCAGCGTCGGCAGCGATCACGCTCCCCGGGCCCGGGCGGTCAAGGAACCGGGGTGGAAGAACATCTTCGTCGATCCCGCCGGCCGGTCCATCCCGTTCGGCGCGCCCTCGGTGGAGACGATGGTGCCGCTCATGTTCAGCGAGGGCGTCGTCAAGCGCGGCCTGCCGATCACCTGGATGGCCCGCGTCCTGGCCGAGAACCCGGCGCGGATCTTCGGTCTCTATCCTCGCAAGGGGGCCATCCGCCCCGGCGCCGACGCGGACTTGCTGATCATCGACCCCGAACCGGAGGGCATCATCCGGGTCGCCGACCACCGTGGCATGGCGGGCTGGACCCTCTACGAGGGCTGGACGATCCGGGGCCGGCCGTGGATGACGTTCCTCAGGGGCCGCGTCCTCCTGAACGAGGGGCGGCTCGAGCAGGAGCCCGGCTACGGCAGCTATCTGGTGCGGGGGCGGCCCCAACCGCCGCTCGCGGGCGCGGTGCGGTAG
- a CDS encoding ABC transporter substrate-binding protein — protein MRTLTVALALLLLLPGVGDVLAQGKPEVTEIDAWLVRDAQMSSQFAVADQLGYFKAEGIKVNPRWYIAGTDLPSMWGAGNIHLGTATATMVVPIAASGQAIYNIAPQSDIAGTQQIVLGKKGQELVRSPKDFEKIKIGMPKGASVTMAIQAMSRDHGIDFNRIQFVNLSPPDAVTALAKGDIDAMAAWAPWVFNAVKQAGGKVYFTGNRSYIPGKEGQVDWLHVHAGVVASGKMLRENPNTLKAVLRALRKATDSINKDRDAAVKIVAREMKTDEALTRDIMALNIYSMEMNEKIHRGMGEFVDFLHSLDRIKQKFPAESVFYTRLLEEVDPTLVKWKARTEVR, from the coding sequence ATGCGGACGCTCACCGTGGCCCTGGCCCTGCTGCTCCTGCTGCCCGGCGTCGGCGACGTCCTCGCGCAAGGCAAGCCCGAGGTGACGGAGATCGATGCCTGGCTCGTGCGCGATGCGCAGATGTCCTCGCAGTTCGCTGTGGCCGACCAGCTCGGTTACTTCAAGGCCGAGGGCATTAAAGTCAACCCGCGCTGGTACATCGCCGGCACCGACCTGCCGTCCATGTGGGGCGCCGGTAACATCCACCTCGGCACGGCCACGGCCACGATGGTCGTGCCCATCGCGGCGTCCGGGCAGGCCATCTACAACATCGCGCCCCAGAGCGACATCGCCGGCACCCAGCAGATCGTCCTCGGCAAGAAGGGGCAGGAGCTGGTCCGCTCCCCCAAGGACTTCGAGAAGATCAAGATCGGCATGCCCAAGGGCGCCTCGGTGACGATGGCCATCCAGGCGATGAGCCGGGACCACGGCATCGACTTCAACCGGATCCAGTTCGTGAACCTCTCGCCGCCCGACGCGGTGACGGCGCTGGCCAAGGGCGACATCGACGCCATGGCCGCCTGGGCGCCCTGGGTGTTCAACGCCGTCAAGCAGGCGGGCGGCAAGGTCTACTTCACCGGCAACCGCAGCTACATTCCCGGCAAGGAAGGCCAGGTGGACTGGCTGCACGTCCACGCCGGCGTGGTGGCCAGCGGCAAGATGCTCAGGGAGAACCCCAACACCCTCAAGGCGGTTCTCCGCGCCCTGCGCAAGGCGACCGACTCCATCAACAAGGACCGGGACGCCGCCGTGAAGATCGTGGCCCGGGAGATGAAGACGGACGAGGCGCTCACCCGCGACATCATGGCTCTCAACATCTACTCGATGGAGATGAACGAGAAGATCCACCGCGGCATGGGCGAGTTCGTGGATTTCCTGCACTCGCTCGACCGCATCAAGCAGAAGTTCCCGGCCGAGAGCGTATTCTACACGCGGCTGCTCGAGGAGGTCGATCCCACGCTGGTGAAGTGGAAAGCCAGGACCGAGGTCCGCTGA
- a CDS encoding ABC transporter permease, with translation MNTAVTRGAALLGLLALWAATAQVNAHLGVMNPVLLPTPAEVFAVAVETARDGQLHRHVLTSLGRVAQGFGLAALAALGLGLLVGMCAPLRLMIEPVMEFVRPIPPLAFLPMFLVWFGLDEASKVAFIGYTTFFPMFVAMTASVLRVDVMLLRAAASLGASRADLIRRVVLPASLPGVIVALRLGVGLALFVIVGAEFMGADAGLGHLIMEGRTFFNPAQIVMGALLLGLLGSLINALLLAAERRMLRWQAAA, from the coding sequence GTGAACACCGCCGTCACCCGGGGCGCCGCGCTGCTGGGGCTCCTGGCGCTGTGGGCCGCGACCGCCCAGGTCAACGCGCACCTGGGCGTGATGAATCCTGTGCTGCTCCCGACGCCGGCCGAAGTGTTCGCAGTGGCGGTGGAGACGGCCCGCGACGGTCAACTCCACCGCCACGTCCTGACGTCGCTCGGCCGGGTCGCCCAGGGCTTCGGGCTCGCCGCCCTGGCCGCGCTCGGACTCGGCCTCCTGGTGGGGATGTGCGCGCCCCTCCGGCTCATGATCGAGCCCGTCATGGAGTTCGTGCGCCCGATCCCGCCGCTGGCATTCCTGCCGATGTTCCTCGTGTGGTTCGGGCTCGACGAGGCGTCCAAGGTGGCCTTCATCGGCTATACGACGTTCTTCCCGATGTTCGTGGCCATGACCGCCAGCGTGCTGCGTGTCGACGTCATGCTCCTGCGGGCGGCGGCCAGCCTGGGCGCCTCCCGCGCCGACCTGATCCGGAGAGTGGTGTTGCCGGCCTCGCTGCCAGGGGTCATCGTCGCCCTGCGGCTGGGTGTCGGCCTGGCGCTGTTCGTCATCGTGGGCGCCGAGTTCATGGGCGCCGACGCGGGGCTGGGCCACCTCATAATGGAGGGGCGGACCTTCTTCAACCCCGCCCAGATCGTCATGGGAGCCCTGCTGTTGGGGCTCCTGGGGTCCCTGATCAACGCCCTGTTGCTCGCGGCCGAGCGGCGGATGCTCCGCTGGCAGGCCGCGGCCTGA